From Xanthobacter dioxanivorans, a single genomic window includes:
- a CDS encoding DNA methyltransferase, producing the protein MRLMRRMPAASVDFILTDPPYLCRYRDRSGRTVRNDDNARWLAPAFAEMHRLLKPDSLCVSFYGWHQVDTFMAAWRATGFRPVGHLVFRKGYASSVRYLRHEHEQAYLLAKGAPDLSGAAIGDVREWVYTGNRHHPTEKPVEVLQPLIEALCPAGGLVLDPFCGSGSTLVAARRCGRAFTGMELDYRHYRTARQRVAALQGS; encoded by the coding sequence GTGCGGCTCATGCGCCGGATGCCCGCGGCCAGCGTGGACTTCATCCTGACCGATCCGCCCTACCTGTGCCGCTACCGGGACCGCAGCGGCCGGACCGTCCGCAACGACGACAACGCCCGCTGGCTGGCTCCCGCGTTCGCCGAGATGCACCGGCTCCTGAAACCCGACAGCCTGTGCGTCAGCTTCTACGGCTGGCACCAGGTGGACACGTTCATGGCCGCCTGGCGCGCCACCGGGTTCCGGCCGGTCGGGCACCTGGTGTTCCGCAAGGGCTATGCTTCCTCGGTCCGCTACCTGCGGCACGAGCACGAGCAAGCCTATCTGCTGGCCAAGGGCGCCCCCGATCTGTCCGGCGCCGCCATCGGCGACGTGCGCGAGTGGGTCTATACCGGCAACCGCCATCACCCCACGGAAAAGCCCGTGGAGGTCCTGCAACCGCTCATCGAGGCGCTGTGCCCCGCCGGGGGCCTGGTCCTGGATCCGTTCTGCGGCTCGGGCTCGACCTTGGTGGCGGCCCGCCGGTGCGGACGCGCGTTCACCGGCATGGAGCTGGACTACCGGCACTACCGCACGGCGCGGCAACGGGTGGCAGCCCTGCAAGGAAGCTGA
- a CDS encoding type II toxin-antitoxin system RelE/ParE family toxin — protein MAFKVVFRPRAAEALDQLYTYISERGGADVALGYVLKIEEQCARLAEMPERAPLRPEVGPGVRVLSFRRRVSIAYRITGKVVEILGVFYGGRFMEGALSDDL, from the coding sequence GTGGCGTTTAAGGTCGTATTTCGCCCCCGGGCGGCCGAGGCGCTTGATCAGCTTTACACCTATATCAGCGAGCGCGGCGGCGCGGACGTGGCCCTTGGATATGTTCTGAAGATCGAGGAGCAATGCGCGCGCTTGGCGGAGATGCCGGAGCGGGCACCCCTCCGGCCGGAGGTTGGACCTGGTGTGCGCGTGCTCTCATTCCGGCGTCGGGTATCGATTGCCTACCGGATCACGGGGAAGGTGGTGGAGATCCTGGGCGTGTTCTACGGCGGCCGCTTCATGGAAGGCGCGCTCAGCGACGATCTGTAA
- a CDS encoding MobA/MobL family protein, with protein MPVAPASVIDWLCQAEDTSRANARIIDKVTLALPRELNAAQRVQLVRSFAEDVTMGKAPWLAAYHDKGKDESNPHCHLIIRDRDPETGKRVMGMSEHGSTQRLRLAWERHANAALELAGRQERIDHRTLKAQGIDRAPTIHEGPKARAMEGRGARPVSRERAARNMAKCRTRTRRINYPQIDGSRSRPGYNRMVREGLAIFGLRSTQISSSGSWEHCAEFIILSRQWTVVVSLCSKPRRSRE; from the coding sequence ATGCCGGTTGCGCCCGCATCCGTCATCGACTGGTTGTGCCAGGCAGAAGACACGTCACGCGCGAATGCACGCATCATCGACAAGGTCACGCTTGCGCTTCCACGTGAGCTCAATGCTGCGCAACGAGTGCAGCTTGTGCGGTCCTTCGCCGAGGATGTGACAATGGGGAAAGCGCCCTGGCTGGCGGCCTATCACGATAAGGGCAAGGACGAGAGCAATCCCCATTGTCACCTGATCATCCGGGACCGTGATCCGGAGACGGGCAAGCGGGTAATGGGCATGAGCGAGCATGGCTCGACCCAGCGCCTGCGTCTCGCGTGGGAGCGCCACGCGAATGCCGCCCTTGAGCTCGCCGGGCGGCAAGAGCGCATCGACCATCGTACTCTGAAAGCCCAGGGCATCGACCGGGCACCTACCATTCACGAAGGCCCGAAGGCCCGAGCGATGGAGGGGCGTGGCGCCCGGCCGGTTTCGCGTGAGCGCGCCGCTCGCAATATGGCTAAGTGCCGGACCCGCACGCGGCGGATCAATTACCCCCAGATCGACGGGTCACGCTCCCGGCCCGGATACAATCGCATGGTAAGGGAGGGGCTAGCGATTTTTGGGCTGCGGTCGACGCAGATCAGCAGCAGCGGGAGTTGGGAGCATTGCGCAGAATTCATCATCCTGAGCCGTCAATGGACAGTGGTGGTGTCGTTGTGCTCCAAACCCCGCAGAAGCAGGGAATAG
- a CDS encoding WGR domain-containing protein: protein MSTVQLRRIDPSRNMARFYMLTVQPSLFGEWCLVREWGRIGSPGRVASTPFPSPALAEAALDKCQRQKVRKGYAQPI from the coding sequence ATGAGCACCGTGCAGCTGCGCAGGATTGATCCCAGCCGCAACATGGCCAGGTTCTACATGCTCACCGTGCAGCCCAGCCTGTTCGGTGAATGGTGCCTGGTGCGCGAGTGGGGCCGGATCGGCTCCCCCGGCCGGGTGGCCTCCACGCCGTTCCCCTCCCCTGCCCTGGCCGAGGCGGCCCTGGACAAGTGCCAGCGCCAGAAGGTCCGCAAGGGATACGCCCAGCCCATCTAA
- a CDS encoding ParA family protein → MKIITLTTQKGGTGKTTLATSLAVAAMEAGETVAAFDLDPQGSLARWGELRTAETPIVETFPAKNVAQLPDMVRGLANKGFSLVIIDTPGADNTATHKAMEAASWCLVPIRPTRLDAMAVQQTVRALMRGDKPFAFVLNQCPSSGRSSRAADMAAGLSALGFLAEPPICSRTDYQDAFAAGQGVTEFAPKGRAAEEVRALWAWINRQAPEVTQ, encoded by the coding sequence ATGAAGATCATCACCCTCACCACCCAGAAGGGCGGGACCGGCAAGACCACCCTTGCCACCTCCCTTGCCGTTGCCGCCATGGAAGCCGGTGAGACCGTCGCCGCCTTCGACCTCGACCCCCAAGGCTCGCTGGCACGCTGGGGGGAGCTGCGAACCGCTGAAACCCCGATTGTTGAGACGTTCCCGGCAAAGAACGTCGCTCAGCTGCCCGACATGGTGCGCGGCCTGGCCAACAAGGGCTTTAGCCTGGTCATCATCGACACGCCCGGCGCCGACAACACCGCCACCCACAAGGCCATGGAAGCCGCCAGCTGGTGCCTGGTCCCCATCCGGCCGACCCGCCTCGATGCCATGGCCGTGCAGCAGACTGTCCGGGCGCTGATGCGTGGTGACAAGCCCTTTGCCTTCGTGCTCAACCAGTGCCCCAGCTCCGGCCGCAGCTCACGCGCCGCCGACATGGCCGCCGGGCTTTCGGCCCTCGGCTTCCTGGCCGAACCGCCCATTTGCTCCCGCACCGACTATCAAGACGCTTTCGCGGCCGGGCAGGGAGTGACCGAGTTTGCCCCCAAGGGACGCGCCGCCGAGGAAGTCCGCGCCCTGTGGGCCTGGATCAATCGCCAAGCCCCGGAGGTGACCCAATGA
- a CDS encoding type IV secretory system conjugative DNA transfer family protein, with protein sequence MLPSSSASCSCCSAGLYFYVGGLGGIIGSLSANRTIESARRREHVHSTAAVRADSLSSQPPASAGAGFSRPDILAAIDKKYSNDLTPIEIRVADLVPGLISRVSLERMGIAMADELATFKKIYNNKDDGMDRLIGDTQESYLRKIAAGALEDAVLTRTLTDFKDNERAVLRLTEILHALGEVSARERMEIFAPIVWNEGKCLVRSDVPGFRSGDRLEALRERLGKLLLGHFGETVASAERLQARLRAVLAQPGRVGEGDRAVLERYLFAGARWLAPDSSASSLAPQGTNSRTVLRLGAFEDGGDLLYDLPQSLTTIGMPGSGKSQTQVARNLLHYRGGAVVVDLKGELFDMTGGWRHAEVGPVQCFAPDRPEISATFNPLDWVRGDPIYAWDDAERLADLLVVKTKEAKDPYWEQRGLSLVTTALSYTAIAAPPEQRNMSHVLNQLYAISEDEDRQKWAAALAETGVEQLRLEAKAFRDMPQNQREGVFENARTQLRVWISPAIKAISHTSSINTLGLRTGATLYLCVRDEDLERYATVLRPLIGLSMRDLMFGGPDREAPVVTFFIDEAPRLGRMDILESMIDIGRGYGLRVWLLAQNIGQFRERYKNADGMIGNCMVRCYMNPDEEDAQRLSRLLNEREGLLDGRRKALVEPWQLSGPEYADKIIAFIAKNHPARLTKVMPQDDLVCSGRIGWPLGQAEKDGVLLTILPTSRSQAGVQN encoded by the coding sequence ATGCTGCCGTCATCATCGGCTTCATGCTCGTGCTGTTCGGCTGGACTGTATTTCTATGTCGGCGGTCTCGGCGGCATCATCGGATCGCTTTCGGCAAACCGCACCATCGAATCCGCCCGCCGCCGGGAACACGTGCACAGCACCGCTGCCGTGCGCGCGGACAGCCTGTCTTCCCAGCCCCCCGCTTCGGCGGGGGCTGGATTTTCACGGCCCGACATTCTTGCGGCCATCGACAAAAAATATTCCAATGACCTCACCCCCATCGAGATCCGCGTGGCGGACCTGGTGCCGGGGCTAATCTCGCGCGTCTCGCTGGAACGCATGGGCATCGCCATGGCCGACGAGCTGGCGACGTTCAAGAAGATCTACAATAACAAAGATGACGGGATGGATCGCCTGATCGGCGACACTCAGGAATCCTATCTGCGTAAGATCGCGGCCGGGGCGTTGGAAGATGCGGTGCTGACGCGCACCCTGACCGATTTCAAGGACAACGAACGCGCGGTACTCCGCCTGACCGAGATACTGCACGCCCTCGGCGAGGTGAGCGCGCGCGAGCGCATGGAAATCTTCGCCCCCATCGTGTGGAATGAGGGCAAATGCCTCGTGCGCTCCGATGTGCCGGGTTTCCGTAGCGGGGACCGACTAGAGGCACTGCGTGAACGCCTGGGAAAGCTGCTATTGGGGCATTTTGGCGAGACCGTTGCGTCAGCGGAACGCCTACAGGCGCGCTTGCGCGCGGTTTTGGCCCAGCCGGGGCGGGTCGGCGAAGGGGATCGAGCCGTGCTCGAGCGCTATTTGTTCGCCGGAGCCCGTTGGCTAGCGCCTGATTCCTCTGCCTCTTCCCTTGCGCCGCAAGGAACGAACAGCAGGACCGTGCTGCGGCTAGGCGCCTTCGAAGACGGCGGCGATCTCCTGTACGACTTGCCGCAAAGCCTCACCACCATCGGCATGCCTGGCTCGGGCAAATCGCAAACCCAGGTCGCAAGGAACCTGCTGCATTACCGGGGCGGTGCCGTGGTGGTTGACCTGAAGGGCGAACTTTTCGACATGACGGGCGGCTGGCGTCATGCGGAAGTCGGGCCGGTGCAATGTTTCGCTCCGGATCGGCCAGAGATCTCCGCCACGTTCAATCCCCTGGATTGGGTGCGCGGCGATCCGATATATGCTTGGGACGACGCCGAGCGCCTGGCCGATCTTCTGGTGGTCAAGACCAAGGAGGCAAAAGACCCTTATTGGGAGCAGCGAGGCCTTTCCCTGGTGACCACGGCATTGTCTTACACCGCAATCGCCGCTCCGCCAGAACAGCGCAATATGAGCCACGTACTCAACCAGCTGTACGCCATCTCCGAGGACGAGGACCGCCAGAAATGGGCGGCCGCCTTGGCGGAAACCGGGGTAGAACAGCTGCGTTTAGAAGCTAAAGCGTTCCGCGACATGCCGCAGAACCAGCGGGAAGGCGTGTTCGAGAATGCGCGCACACAGCTGCGGGTGTGGATTTCCCCGGCGATCAAAGCCATCAGCCACACCAGCTCCATCAATACCCTGGGCCTGCGCACCGGCGCCACGCTTTACCTGTGCGTTCGGGACGAAGATCTGGAACGCTATGCGACCGTGCTGCGGCCTCTCATCGGCCTCTCCATGCGCGATCTCATGTTCGGAGGCCCTGACCGTGAAGCGCCGGTCGTCACCTTCTTCATTGACGAGGCGCCCCGCCTCGGCCGCATGGACATCCTGGAATCCATGATCGACATCGGTCGGGGCTACGGCCTGCGAGTCTGGCTTCTGGCCCAAAATATCGGCCAGTTCCGCGAGCGCTACAAAAATGCCGATGGCATGATCGGCAATTGCATGGTGCGCTGCTACATGAATCCGGACGAGGAAGACGCGCAGCGGCTCTCCCGACTTCTCAATGAACGCGAAGGGCTTCTTGACGGACGTCGGAAGGCGCTCGTTGAGCCATGGCAACTGAGCGGTCCAGAGTATGCGGATAAGATTATTGCCTTCATTGCCAAGAATCACCCTGCTCGCTTGACCAAGGTGATGCCGCAGGATGATCTGGTGTGCTCCGGCCGCATCGGCTGGCCCCTGGGCCAGGCGGAGAAGGATGGAGTGTTGCTCACAATACTCCCCACGAGCCGGTCTCAGGCGGGGGTACAAAACTAA
- a CDS encoding ribbon-helix-helix domain-containing protein — MRTSKPVTVTLGDMAERVDALRVSGRYASTSEVLRAGVRALEREQAALDAYMREEVRKALDDTRPSVPSEDVFARLKRRHQEEAKAAGRGV; from the coding sequence ATGAGAACGAGTAAACCGGTGACGGTCACGCTGGGCGACATGGCGGAGCGGGTCGATGCCCTGCGGGTGTCCGGGCGCTATGCGTCCACGAGCGAGGTCCTGCGCGCCGGGGTGCGGGCTCTGGAGCGGGAACAGGCGGCGCTGGATGCGTACATGCGGGAGGAAGTCCGCAAAGCCCTCGATGATACGCGGCCAAGCGTCCCGTCGGAGGATGTGTTTGCGCGGCTGAAGCGGCGCCACCAGGAGGAAGCGAAAGCGGCCGGGCGTGGCGTTTAA
- a CDS encoding replication protein RepA, with the protein MRHPDEHLIRDEDLRAKLEEARGKFLFEQQVGILVTTQRRRDDERQAEEAKAQALAVMPRERRRRAIIREVIENTQPTPADLRHIHSVIAVCGMPYDRPPPEVRRFEKQQGNMSLLIQAGELTGKDQQWVQQPLPFGPKARLIMIYLCSEAIRQKNPTIEIADSLSGFIRDMGFPVTGGKKGTLQAFKEQLNALAACDMKIGVWDGAGQTARTRRITPFDSIDVWLPPNINPDQKMFWPDTVTFNDAFYKSLDRHALPVSAHVIRTFAGSARKLDLYTWMGYRLHNIDTTLRVSWKALAEQFGGSFARPRAFRAQFAQDLAHLKEVLPKIPVKVTEDGLVMEPADPHVLALPAPRAARKS; encoded by the coding sequence ATGCGGCACCCGGACGAGCACCTGATTCGCGACGAGGACCTGCGCGCCAAACTCGAAGAGGCGCGCGGGAAATTCTTGTTCGAGCAGCAGGTGGGCATCCTGGTCACCACCCAGCGCCGCCGCGACGACGAGCGCCAGGCGGAGGAAGCCAAGGCCCAGGCCCTCGCGGTCATGCCCCGCGAACGGCGTCGCCGCGCCATCATCCGGGAAGTCATCGAGAACACCCAGCCCACTCCGGCCGACCTGCGCCACATCCACAGTGTCATCGCCGTCTGCGGCATGCCCTATGACCGCCCACCGCCGGAGGTGCGCCGCTTCGAGAAGCAGCAGGGCAACATGAGCCTCCTCATCCAGGCCGGTGAACTCACCGGCAAGGATCAGCAATGGGTGCAGCAGCCGCTGCCCTTCGGTCCGAAGGCCCGGCTCATCATGATCTACCTATGCTCCGAAGCCATCCGGCAGAAAAACCCCACCATCGAGATCGCCGACAGCCTTTCCGGCTTCATCCGGGACATGGGCTTTCCGGTCACCGGCGGGAAGAAGGGGACCCTCCAGGCATTCAAGGAACAGCTGAACGCCCTCGCGGCCTGTGACATGAAGATCGGCGTATGGGACGGGGCAGGGCAGACCGCCCGCACCCGGCGCATCACGCCCTTCGATTCCATCGACGTGTGGCTGCCGCCCAACATCAACCCGGACCAGAAGATGTTCTGGCCGGACACGGTGACGTTCAACGACGCCTTCTATAAATCGCTCGACCGGCACGCCTTACCGGTCAGCGCCCACGTCATCCGGACGTTCGCCGGATCGGCCCGCAAGCTCGACCTCTACACCTGGATGGGCTACCGTCTCCACAACATCGACACCACGTTGCGCGTCAGCTGGAAGGCCCTTGCGGAACAGTTCGGGGGGTCCTTCGCCAGGCCGCGCGCCTTCCGCGCGCAGTTCGCCCAGGATCTGGCTCACCTCAAGGAGGTGCTCCCCAAGATCCCCGTCAAGGTCACCGAAGACGGCTTGGTCATGGAGCCCGCCGATCCCCACGTGCTCGCGCTTCCAGCTCCCCGAGCTGCAAGAAAATCCTGA